A genomic region of Scyliorhinus canicula chromosome 4, sScyCan1.1, whole genome shotgun sequence contains the following coding sequences:
- the LOC119964199 gene encoding neuropeptide Y receptor type 2-like, with product MSTWPEMGNWERRQVKSEPLTMRPTSADNGTDIVDGSQWNISGEWHSMTIGQSKNKVYPSMAESTKLLGVQITLITAYALIILLGLVGNSLVIYMIVKYKTMRTVTNFFIANLALADLMVDTLCLPFTLVYTLLDEWKLGAVLCHLVPYAQALSVHVSTLTLTVIALDRHRCIVFHLDSRISKKFSFITISMTWLVSAILAGPLAIFREYKVIDLQPINLQIVVCSEKWPSGNTRDGTIYSVSMFILQYVLPLGIISYAYIRIWIKLKNHVSPCARSDTHYRRRKTTKMLVMVVVVFAVCWLPLHTFQLASDLDKRLFQFTEYKLLYSIFHVVAMCSTFANPLLYGWMNKNYRNGFIHFFHCNHHVDNLNMETSVKARLHTFRVEAHNCSLHGSRDTNGHPPTDV from the coding sequence GGAGCGGCGTCAGGTCAAGTCAGAACCTCTCACGATGCGGCCAACCAGTGCAGACAATGGCACGGACATTGTAGATGGCAGCCAATGGAACATTTCCGGTGAGTGGCACTCAATGACCATTGGCCAGTCCAAGAACAAGGTCTACCCGTCTATGGCCGAGAGTACCAAGTTGTTGGGCGTCCAGATCACACTCATTACAGCTTACGCATTGATCATTCTCCTGGGGTTGGTAGGAAACTCCCTGGTGATTTATATGATTGTCAAGTACAAAACCATGCGAACTGTCACCAACTTCTTCATTGCTAACCTGGCCTTGGCTGACCTCATGGTGGACACACTCTGCTTGCCGTTCACCCTGGTTTACACTCTGTTGGACGAATGGAAACTCGGAGCTGTCCTTTGCCACCTGGTCCCTTATGCCCAGGCTTTAAGCGTTCACGTGTCTACCCTAACTTTAACGGTGATCGCTCTGGACCGCCACCGATGCATCGTCTTCCATTTGGACAGTCGGATTTCCAAGAAGTTCAGTTTCATCACCATTTCCATGACCTGGCTGGTGTCTGCTATCCTTGCCGGACCATTGGCTATCTTCCGAGAATACAAGGTCATCGACTTACAACCCATCAACCTGCAGATCGTCGTGTGCTCTGAGAAATGGCCAAGTGGGAACACTCGCGATGGAACCATCTACAGTGTCTCGATGTTCATTCTACAGTACGTGCTGCCTTTGGGAATCATCAGTTATGCCTACATTAGAATCTGGATCAAGTTAAAGAACCACGTTAGCCCTTGTGCGCGGAGTGACACCCATTACAGACGGAGGAAAACCACCAAAATGCTTGTGATGGTGGTGGTAGTCTTTGCAGTGTGTTGGTTACCCTTGCACACCTTCCAGCTTGCCAGCGATTTGGACAAGCGCCTCTTTCAGTTCACCGAATACAAGCTGCTGTACAGCATCTTTCACGTAGTGGCCATGTGCTCGACCTTCGCCAACCCCCTGCTGTATGGCTGGATGAACAAGAACTATCGCAACGGTTTCATCCACTTCTTCCACTGCAACCACCACGTGGACAACCTCAACATGGAGACTTCAGTCAAGGCGAGGTTGCACACCTTCCGGGTAGAGGCTCACAACTGCAGCCTTCATGGTTCCAGGGACACGAacgggcatccgcccacagacgtTTAG